Proteins encoded within one genomic window of bacterium:
- a CDS encoding YbhB/YbcL family Raf kinase inhibitor-like protein, with product MKNETTSSPNKATTETQVNLPMGISISSSAFSNGEKIPFKYSCDGANTPPPLSIKNVPSKTKSLTIIVEDPDAPSGTWSHFLIWNIAPNTTELNEGFGKEGTMGVNSSGKIAYLGPCPPKGPTHRYFFKVYALDSRLEIEKGSTKNILLEAMRGHILDQSEIFGTYSR from the coding sequence ATGAAAAATGAAACTACCTCATCACCTAATAAGGCTACAACAGAAACACAAGTAAATCTACCAATGGGAATAAGCATATCAAGCTCGGCATTTAGCAATGGAGAAAAGATACCTTTTAAGTATAGCTGTGATGGAGCCAATACCCCACCACCATTATCGATAAAAAACGTCCCTTCCAAAACTAAGTCCCTTACGATAATTGTCGAGGATCCTGACGCACCAAGTGGAACATGGAGTCATTTTTTAATTTGGAATATTGCACCAAATACAACTGAATTAAATGAAGGATTTGGCAAAGAAGGAACTATGGGAGTGAATAGCTCGGGAAAAATTGCATACCTAGGACCATGCCCACCAAAAGGCCCTACTCATAGATATTTTTTTAAAGTATACGCCCTAGATTCACGTCTTGAAATCGAGAAAGGCTCAACAAAAAATATTCTTCTTGAAGCAATGAGAGGGCACATTTTAGATCAATCGGAGATATTTGGAACCTACTCGAGGTAA
- a CDS encoding methionine adenosyltransferase domain-containing protein, with protein sequence MKRTAEFVSPKHPDKICDFIADSILDAYMQEDIKSRVAVEVMGGHGLITINGEVTSKANPDIELIVKGIVGDSYKIISNLVLQSPQIAQGVDTGGAGDQGIMKGYATNETVSLLPLEYELARNLCKKVFEVYPYDGKTQVTIEDGKVTTVVVSFQNSKNDELLKIVKDIIQADEYLINPAGEWDQGGFDADTGLSGRKLIVDNYGPEITIGGGSFSGKDYTKVDRSGAYMARKIAIDLLKKHNANEVFTKLAYAIGKNEPVMAIAVIDGKEVEITDYDLTPAGINNHLNFKDVKFKDTCTWGHFGRGFEWDR encoded by the coding sequence ATGAAAAGAACAGCAGAATTTGTTAGTCCAAAGCATCCAGATAAGATTTGCGATTTTATCGCAGATAGTATTCTAGATGCATATATGCAAGAAGATATAAAAAGTAGAGTTGCAGTAGAGGTGATGGGTGGTCATGGTTTGATTACAATAAATGGAGAAGTTACATCAAAAGCAAATCCTGATATTGAGTTGATTGTAAAGGGTATCGTAGGTGATTCATATAAAATAATATCAAATTTAGTTTTACAAAGTCCTCAAATTGCACAAGGTGTTGATACTGGAGGAGCTGGAGATCAGGGGATTATGAAGGGATATGCAACAAATGAGACCGTATCATTATTACCTTTAGAATATGAGTTGGCTAGAAATTTGTGTAAGAAAGTTTTTGAAGTTTATCCTTACGATGGAAAGACTCAAGTTACAATTGAGGATGGTAAAGTCACTACAGTTGTCGTAAGTTTTCAAAACTCAAAAAATGATGAGCTTCTGAAAATCGTAAAAGATATTATCCAAGCTGACGAATATTTAATTAATCCAGCAGGAGAATGGGATCAAGGTGGGTTTGATGCAGATACGGGACTGTCTGGTAGGAAATTGATTGTTGATAATTATGGACCAGAAATAACAATTGGTGGTGGCTCATTCTCTGGAAAAGACTATACAAAAGTTGATAGATCAGGCGCTTACATGGCACGTAAAATTGCAATTGATTTGCTTAAGAAACATAATGCAAATGAGGTTTTTACGAAGCTTGCATATGCCATTGGGAAAAATGAGCCGGTTATGGCTATTGCTGTTATTGATGGAAAAGAGGTTGAGATTACAGATTATGATTTAACTCCAGCTGGAATAAATAATCATCTAAATTTCAAGGACGTAAAATTTAAGGATACATGTACCTGGGGACATTTTGGGAGAGGTTTTGAGTGGGACAGATAG
- a CDS encoding biotin/lipoyl-binding protein — protein MKNKIISIFQKPKIVISASMVVAIIIGASLYNYVGNAPSVVLPLDQNLAISVEGTSSNSVNLAFVKAGRVATVTVRSGDIVKAGDVLATLEADDAKGAVNQARGSLELAKAQYASLNVQYASAKKQQDVLVANAYRTMLSSNLIAVGKDNYNENATVDNSLIPQISGTYTCEKEGEYVVAPYSSGVVSGYSFNVTGLEDGNGSVTYFAPQPLGSCGLFIQFPSGYYSASTKWVISIPNKRSVSYVANRNAYDLAVTTRNQVLSQLEANLGKNGSSEANIAQATINSVQGSYEIALAAYKNYTIVAPMDGVVSFVDSHLKIGESAIVNKTLLTIVKQ, from the coding sequence ATGAAAAATAAAATAATCAGCATATTTCAGAAACCTAAAATTGTAATTTCAGCATCAATGGTTGTTGCAATAATTATCGGAGCGTCACTTTATAATTATGTTGGTAATGCTCCTTCCGTCGTACTTCCTTTAGATCAAAATCTTGCTATATCAGTTGAAGGAACATCTAGTAACTCAGTGAACCTTGCTTTTGTTAAAGCAGGGCGTGTCGCTACAGTTACTGTTCGTTCTGGAGATATTGTAAAAGCAGGTGACGTACTGGCAACTCTTGAGGCAGATGATGCAAAAGGTGCGGTGAATCAAGCAAGGGGGTCACTTGAGCTTGCGAAAGCACAGTATGCATCACTGAATGTTCAATATGCTAGTGCAAAAAAACAACAAGATGTGCTGGTTGCAAATGCTTATAGAACAATGTTATCTAGTAATCTTATTGCAGTAGGTAAAGATAATTATAATGAAAATGCAACAGTAGATAATAGTTTAATTCCACAGATAAGTGGGACGTACACCTGTGAAAAGGAAGGTGAATATGTTGTAGCACCTTATTCATCGGGTGTTGTATCAGGCTATTCATTTAATGTAACAGGGCTTGAAGATGGTAATGGAAGTGTAACATATTTTGCTCCACAGCCTCTTGGTTCATGTGGTTTATTTATTCAATTTCCATCAGGATATTATTCTGCTTCAACTAAGTGGGTAATAAGCATTCCAAACAAACGTTCTGTTAGCTACGTTGCAAATAGAAACGCATATGATCTAGCTGTAACAACTCGTAATCAAGTATTAAGTCAGCTAGAAGCAAATCTTGGTAAGAATGGATCTTCAGAGGCCAATATTGCACAAGCTACAATAAATTCTGTGCAGGGGTCATATGAAATTGCTTTGGCTGCGTATAAGAATTATACAATTGTCGCTCCAATGGACGGGGTTGTATCATTTGTTGATTCACATTTAAAAATTGGTGAATCAGCTATTGTAAATAAGACACTTCTAACAATCGTAAAACAATAA
- a CDS encoding Ser-Thr-rich GPI-anchored membrane family protein, with protein sequence MKNTQRGFIVPLMMMVVVLLGVGVATYFYMQNTSNNKIKQESTPENPSPVKELTNNSSSTTSSIIKNSDNINKKTLKTTVDVFPVVPTLGNDVNENWSTYTNDKIDFTFKYPPTMGQPTVSEQSTGIEISFANSLDFREGIRYNQVLGRNFTYEETVDNEVKNPEYSNVIKRNITVGGKKAIEVIYHNEISGGGGEMVFIPVDSKGNILEISSYSRAVNNVGGVGIDEIIPTIIFTNKTNSVLDDVSTSANTSNTNGGSAVKIISPNKSTVWKAGKSVQINWSGPMRVITISAMLGWGIYDSSRHDYTYFNPNPGVSIGTYTWNIPSDILPGLYQVQIENSGLGMNAASDIFTIENPLIQNLQQ encoded by the coding sequence ATGAAAAATACACAAAGAGGATTTATAGTTCCTCTAATGATGATGGTTGTAGTTTTATTAGGGGTTGGGGTGGCAACATATTTTTATATGCAAAACACTTCAAACAATAAAATAAAACAAGAATCTACGCCAGAGAATCCTTCGCCTGTAAAAGAATTAACAAATAATTCCTCATCAACCACATCTTCGATTATTAAAAATTCAGACAATATTAATAAAAAAACTTTAAAAACTACAGTTGATGTGTTTCCGGTTGTTCCAACCTTGGGTAATGATGTAAATGAAAATTGGTCAACATACACTAATGATAAAATAGATTTTACTTTTAAATACCCACCAACAATGGGGCAACCTACGGTCAGTGAACAGAGTACGGGTATAGAAATTAGTTTTGCTAATAGTTTAGATTTTAGAGAGGGTATTCGTTACAACCAGGTGCTTGGAAGAAATTTTACTTATGAGGAAACGGTAGATAATGAGGTCAAGAATCCCGAGTATTCTAATGTGATAAAAAGAAATATAACTGTGGGAGGTAAAAAAGCGATTGAGGTTATTTATCATAATGAAATATCTGGTGGTGGGGGAGAGATGGTGTTTATTCCTGTGGATTCAAAAGGGAATATTCTTGAAATTTCTAGTTATAGCCGTGCTGTGAACAATGTTGGTGGCGTAGGAATCGATGAGATTATTCCAACTATTATTTTTACTAATAAAACTAATAGCGTGCTTGATGATGTATCCACATCTGCTAATACTTCAAATACAAATGGAGGTTCTGCTGTAAAAATAATCTCCCCAAACAAATCAACAGTCTGGAAAGCAGGAAAGTCAGTCCAAATTAACTGGAGTGGTCCAATGCGTGTAATAACCATTTCAGCTATGTTAGGTTGGGGAATTTATGATTCATCTAGACATGATTATACATATTTTAATCCGAACCCGGGTGTATCAATAGGTACATATACTTGGAATATACCGTCAGATATTTTACCAGGTCTTTATCAAGTTCAAATAGAAAATTCAGGTCTTGGTATGAATGCAGCGAGCGATATATTTACAATTGAAAATCCATTAATTCAGAATTTACAACAATAA
- a CDS encoding DoxX family protein has product MINKTTYFLELYAPVVLRIGMAAVILWFSLQQFLHNSMWVAYIPESLVSMTNISASNFVFLNASFELVFGLALMFGLFTRLSALLLGLHMLDIMWVVGYGDTGVRDLGIAIGTLVVFMNGADVFCIQQKKDQVQSQALLK; this is encoded by the coding sequence ATGATAAATAAAACAACGTATTTTCTGGAGCTTTATGCTCCTGTGGTATTAAGAATTGGTATGGCGGCAGTCATATTGTGGTTCAGTTTGCAACAATTCCTGCATAATAGTATGTGGGTGGCTTATATTCCTGAATCCTTGGTTTCAATGACCAATATAAGTGCATCAAACTTTGTATTTCTAAATGCTAGTTTTGAATTAGTGTTTGGCCTTGCGCTCATGTTTGGTTTATTTACAAGATTATCAGCTCTTTTGTTAGGCCTTCATATGCTAGATATTATGTGGGTTGTTGGATATGGAGATACTGGTGTCAGAGATTTGGGAATAGCTATAGGAACCCTTGTTGTGTTTATGAATGGAGCAGATGTCTTTTGTATACAGCAAAAGAAAGATCAAGTGCAATCTCAGGCCTTATTAAAATAA
- a CDS encoding efflux RND transporter periplasmic adaptor subunit produces the protein MENPNNTKKSFFKRPLVQSVTGIIVIFGILGGLLYLKSTSAYVSIDMSQISAPVINVGPEAEGILSEVYVKAGDRVTVNQSLARVGSEVLSAKTAGVIINVQNTPGQVFMAGATVVSMIDPNQLRVVGKIDEDKGLSRIKVGDTAVFTVDAYGSTQFMGIVDEVSPTSNQSGSLFSISDKREIKQFNIKVRYDILLHPEFRNGMSVKLRVYAK, from the coding sequence ATGGAAAATCCTAACAATACAAAAAAGAGTTTCTTTAAAAGGCCGTTGGTTCAAAGTGTGACTGGTATAATAGTAATATTTGGTATACTCGGAGGTCTTCTTTATTTGAAATCAACCTCAGCTTATGTTTCTATTGATATGTCTCAAATTTCTGCTCCAGTTATAAATGTTGGACCAGAAGCTGAGGGTATTCTTTCAGAGGTTTATGTTAAGGCGGGTGACAGGGTTACTGTTAATCAATCATTAGCACGAGTTGGTTCAGAAGTACTCTCTGCAAAAACTGCAGGTGTAATTATTAATGTGCAAAATACTCCAGGGCAAGTGTTTATGGCAGGAGCTACAGTTGTATCAATGATTGATCCTAATCAATTGAGAGTGGTTGGGAAAATTGATGAAGATAAAGGTCTATCTAGAATTAAAGTTGGCGATACTGCTGTGTTTACCGTTGATGCATATGGTAGTACACAATTTATGGGTATTGTTGATGAGGTTAGCCCAACATCAAATCAATCAGGTTCTCTATTTAGTATTTCTGATAAACGTGAAATAAAACAATTTAATATAAAAGTTAGATATGATATTTTACTTCATCCAGAATTCAGGAATGGTATGTCTGTAAAATTAAGGGTTTATGCAAAATAA
- a CDS encoding DHA2 family efflux MFS transporter permease subunit, with protein sequence MQNNKEEGRTKLQWWILLTVIVGTFLGRLDQTIVNLALPKIINDFGLTISSAGWIATAYIIANAVFVPIWGKLGDSLGRKKIYILGFSIFIVGSVLAGLAWNLQSMIVFRIIQAIAGSADYPTAMAIIAITFKEGKQRAQALGIWSSSFAAATVFGPLIGGPLIDNFGWRSVFLINLPIGIIGIWMAFHFINESVAPVKSKHFDWWGALTLGGMLSSLVLVLEKGNDWGWLSSGSMISYFIIVTLFGLFIKIEQKTKEPIVDLKFFKIPAFVYALINNFVVFMGMMGGLFLIPVFAQTFLGYTASQSGYLFMPLAAAMMIASPLGGSLTGKVQPRYIIFASTIVASIGIFMLSFLDAKSTAMDIMVPLSVMAFGLGFGMAQRTNIVASVVDLNEIGIASSILALVRNISGAVGIALFGTILSNRISTNILSINQMSILNSTNPTTIQQYMSLVVLKAQINAYNYVFLIAAAIVFVGAFTSLFIKIKNERVNVKVMVE encoded by the coding sequence ATGCAAAATAATAAGGAGGAAGGTAGAACAAAACTTCAGTGGTGGATTCTTCTTACTGTTATAGTGGGTACTTTTTTGGGGCGTCTTGATCAGACAATTGTTAACTTGGCTTTGCCTAAAATCATTAATGATTTTGGGCTTACCATCTCGTCTGCAGGTTGGATTGCCACAGCTTATATTATTGCAAATGCAGTGTTTGTTCCAATCTGGGGAAAGCTTGGTGACTCACTTGGAAGGAAGAAAATATATATATTAGGATTTTCGATTTTTATTGTTGGATCAGTACTGGCTGGTCTTGCTTGGAATCTTCAATCGATGATTGTTTTTAGAATCATTCAAGCAATTGCAGGGTCCGCTGATTATCCAACAGCTATGGCTATTATTGCTATAACCTTCAAGGAAGGAAAGCAAAGAGCACAAGCGCTTGGTATATGGTCATCATCTTTTGCTGCCGCTACAGTTTTTGGCCCGCTTATTGGTGGTCCACTTATTGATAATTTTGGATGGCGTTCCGTGTTTCTTATTAACCTACCGATTGGAATTATAGGAATCTGGATGGCTTTTCATTTTATTAACGAGTCTGTTGCTCCAGTTAAATCAAAACATTTCGATTGGTGGGGAGCACTGACTCTTGGGGGTATGCTTTCATCTCTGGTTTTGGTGCTGGAGAAGGGGAACGATTGGGGATGGCTTTCATCAGGAAGTATGATTTCATATTTTATAATAGTCACACTTTTTGGATTATTTATAAAAATCGAACAGAAAACAAAAGAGCCTATTGTTGATTTGAAATTCTTTAAGATACCCGCCTTTGTTTATGCACTTATTAACAACTTTGTTGTGTTTATGGGTATGATGGGAGGATTATTTTTAATACCGGTATTTGCACAAACATTTTTGGGATACACAGCAAGTCAATCTGGATATTTATTTATGCCCCTTGCTGCAGCGATGATGATTGCTTCACCTCTTGGGGGTTCATTAACTGGTAAGGTACAGCCAAGATATATTATTTTCGCGAGTACGATTGTAGCGTCAATTGGAATTTTTATGCTTTCTTTTCTTGATGCAAAATCAACAGCGATGGATATAATGGTTCCATTATCTGTGATGGCCTTTGGTCTTGGCTTTGGTATGGCTCAACGTACGAATATCGTCGCATCAGTTGTCGACCTTAATGAAATTGGCATTGCGTCATCAATACTCGCACTTGTTAGAAATATTTCTGGAGCTGTTGGTATCGCGTTATTTGGTACGATTTTGAGCAATAGGATCAGTACAAACATCCTATCTATAAATCAAATGAGTATATTGAATAGTACTAATCCAACTACCATTCAACAGTATATGTCACTTGTTGTTTTGAAGGCCCAGATAAACGCTTATAATTATGTGTTCCTAATTGCAGCTGCGATAGTTTTTGTTGGAGCATTTACTTCATTATTTATAAAAATCAAGAATGAAAGAGTAAACGTAAAAGTGATGGTGGAATAA
- a CDS encoding FAD:protein FMN transferase — protein sequence MTQFNFKAIGTTWQIDIYKELDSQKEEELLLIIKNRIEVFESNYSRFREDSIVTKISKQVGEYGLPEDAEKMMSIYHELYNLTNGFFSPFMGNLLSDAGYDSNYSLQPKDELSVPPEWNDVFEYSHPKLTVKKSVMLDFGAAGKGYIVDIIGELLNSEGVDEYCIDAGGDILHKGKNTIRVGLENPKNLDQVIGVCTLQNGSICGSSGNRRSWGKYNHIMNPKTLESSDEIIAIWVTAKTAMIADALATCLFFVDASMLAPLYDFEYVLIRKDFSMEKSEGFQGEFF from the coding sequence ATGACTCAATTTAATTTTAAAGCGATAGGTACAACATGGCAGATAGATATATATAAGGAGCTCGATTCTCAAAAGGAAGAGGAGCTCCTTTTGATTATAAAAAATAGAATAGAAGTTTTTGAGAGTAATTATTCAAGATTTAGAGAGGATTCTATTGTAACAAAAATTTCCAAACAGGTAGGGGAATATGGGTTACCAGAAGATGCTGAGAAGATGATGTCTATATATCACGAGCTTTATAATCTGACAAACGGTTTCTTTTCTCCATTTATGGGTAATCTTTTATCTGATGCGGGGTATGACTCTAATTATTCTTTACAGCCTAAGGATGAATTGAGTGTGCCTCCAGAATGGAATGACGTATTTGAGTATTCTCATCCAAAACTTACGGTTAAGAAATCTGTGATGCTTGATTTTGGAGCGGCAGGTAAGGGTTATATTGTAGACATAATAGGGGAGTTACTAAATAGCGAAGGTGTTGACGAGTATTGTATTGATGCTGGTGGAGACATTTTGCATAAAGGTAAAAATACAATTAGGGTGGGCTTAGAGAATCCAAAAAACTTAGATCAGGTTATTGGTGTTTGTACATTACAAAATGGAAGTATCTGCGGATCATCAGGTAACAGAAGGTCTTGGGGAAAATATAATCATATAATGAATCCAAAAACATTAGAATCTTCAGATGAAATTATTGCAATTTGGGTGACTGCAAAAACTGCCATGATTGCTGATGCACTGGCTACATGTTTGTTCTTTGTTGACGCAAGTATGTTGGCCCCACTTTATGATTTTGAATATGTACTAATTAGAAAGGATTTTTCTATGGAGAAATCGGAAGGTTTTCAGGGGGAGTTTTTCTAG
- a CDS encoding MarR family transcriptional regulator, protein MKLTQNNKKKAVTKVVMENELQDAFMKFHKKFVIGLRKEADNLHFTISQLEILRFVIENKNPTMKSIASHLDVTAPSATSLIETLYEKKLVNRKSDPKDRRGILISATPKTIKLFSMFKDIKVGIIREMLVPLTEEEKKQLTVILNKIN, encoded by the coding sequence ATGAAATTAACCCAAAATAACAAAAAAAAGGCTGTAACAAAGGTTGTAATGGAAAATGAGCTTCAGGATGCTTTCATGAAATTTCACAAGAAATTTGTTATTGGTTTAAGAAAAGAGGCTGATAATCTTCATTTTACGATTTCCCAGCTTGAGATTCTTAGGTTTGTAATAGAGAATAAAAACCCCACAATGAAGAGCATAGCTTCTCATTTGGATGTTACAGCACCATCTGCTACATCTTTGATTGAAACACTTTATGAAAAAAAGTTAGTTAATCGAAAAAGCGACCCTAAGGATAGACGAGGGATTCTTATTTCAGCAACTCCAAAGACAATAAAATTGTTTTCTATGTTTAAGGATATAAAGGTTGGAATTATTAGGGAAATGTTGGTACCCCTTACAGAAGAAGAAAAAAAACAGCTTACAGTTATTCTTAATAAAATTAATTAA